The Candidatus Aquicultor sp. genome contains a region encoding:
- the trpA gene encoding tryptophan synthase subunit alpha encodes MLMKTNAIDDLFEQLRAGNKAALMPYLMAGFPNIEASLKLITGVAEAGADLIELGIPYSDPLADGPTIQAAAECALANGVTTDTAFELVRRARQHTATPIVIMTYYNIIYRYGMKRFAINAGEAGVNGVICPDLPPEEADPWRHTAATYGIATVMLATPTSGEDRLRNIARMSSGFIYCVSLTGVTGARANLPANLADFIKRIRKVTDKPLAVGFGISQPEQAKQIAGIADGVIIGSALISLIGNAGETCVETAVSYISEIRAVMDS; translated from the coding sequence ATGCTGATGAAAACAAATGCAATCGACGATCTTTTCGAGCAGCTGCGTGCCGGCAACAAGGCCGCGCTCATGCCTTATCTTATGGCCGGTTTTCCGAATATCGAAGCATCGCTTAAACTCATCACCGGCGTTGCTGAAGCCGGTGCCGACCTAATCGAGCTCGGCATACCGTACTCTGATCCACTGGCGGACGGCCCAACAATACAAGCTGCGGCCGAGTGCGCGCTCGCAAACGGCGTTACGACCGATACCGCGTTCGAGCTGGTACGAAGAGCAAGGCAGCATACCGCAACACCAATCGTCATCATGACGTACTATAACATCATCTACCGCTACGGTATGAAACGCTTTGCGATTAATGCCGGCGAAGCGGGAGTAAACGGTGTAATCTGCCCTGATCTGCCACCGGAAGAAGCGGACCCGTGGCGGCATACCGCGGCGACCTATGGCATCGCAACCGTCATGCTTGCTACCCCGACAAGCGGAGAGGACCGCCTGAGGAACATCGCGCGTATGTCGAGCGGCTTCATTTATTGCGTATCACTTACCGGTGTGACAGGTGCAAGGGCTAATCTTCCTGCCAATTTAGCCGATTTTATTAAAAGGATTAGAAAAGTGACCGACAAGCCGCTTGCGGTCGGTTTTGGGATTTCCCAACCGGAGCAAGCGAAGCAGATTGCCGGGATAGCTGACGGTGTTATCATCGGCAGCGCCCTTATCAGCTTGATCGGAAACGCCGGCGAAACCTGTGTGGAAACCGCCGTGTCCTATATATCCGAAATAAGGGCTGTGATGGACAGCTAG
- the trpB gene encoding tryptophan synthase subunit beta, which yields MMHYTLPDERGHFGEFGGKFVPETLMTALSELEEAYAEVKSDREFQEELAFYQREYIGRPTNLYFAEKLTEHYDKAKIYLKREDLCHTGAHKINNTIGQALLTKRMGKKRIIAETGAGQHGVASATAAALFGLECQVYMGEEDTKRQSLNVFRMNLLGTEVIPVLSGTRTLKDAMNEAIRDWVTNVETTHYMLGSVGGPHPYPMMVRDFQSIIGEETKKQIQSVEGRMPNVIIACVGGGSNAIGMFYPFIGDGIRLIGVEPAGCGLETGQHGASLTMGDKGVLHGSLSYLLQDKYGQILPAHSISAGLDYPGIGPEHSYLKENGLAEYGTVTDTEALAAFQLLATTEGILPALESSHAVAYLEKLMPELSEDDVVVINLSGRGDKDVQVVAGVLGVDL from the coding sequence ATGATGCACTACACATTACCGGATGAACGCGGCCATTTTGGTGAATTTGGCGGCAAATTCGTGCCGGAAACGCTGATGACCGCGCTGTCCGAGCTGGAAGAAGCCTATGCGGAAGTAAAAAGTGACCGTGAATTTCAAGAAGAGCTTGCCTTCTACCAGCGTGAATATATAGGACGGCCGACAAACCTTTATTTTGCCGAGAAGTTGACCGAGCACTATGATAAAGCCAAGATCTATCTAAAACGCGAAGACCTCTGCCATACCGGTGCGCACAAGATCAACAATACTATCGGCCAGGCGCTTTTAACCAAACGCATGGGCAAGAAACGAATTATTGCTGAAACCGGGGCCGGCCAGCACGGCGTGGCGAGCGCAACTGCGGCAGCACTTTTCGGTTTAGAATGCCAGGTCTACATGGGTGAAGAGGATACAAAACGCCAATCGCTCAACGTATTTCGCATGAACTTGCTCGGCACTGAAGTAATTCCGGTCTTAAGCGGCACGCGCACGCTTAAAGACGCCATGAACGAGGCGATCCGCGATTGGGTGACCAACGTTGAGACCACGCACTACATGCTCGGCTCGGTCGGTGGCCCGCACCCGTATCCGATGATGGTTCGCGACTTTCAGAGCATTATCGGCGAAGAGACCAAGAAACAGATACAATCGGTTGAGGGAAGGATGCCGAATGTAATTATCGCCTGTGTGGGCGGCGGCAGCAATGCAATCGGTATGTTTTATCCGTTTATAGGGGATGGCATTCGCCTAATCGGTGTCGAGCCGGCAGGCTGCGGGCTTGAAACCGGCCAACACGGCGCGTCGCTTACGATGGGTGACAAAGGGGTGTTGCATGGCAGCTTAAGTTATCTCTTGCAGGACAAATACGGGCAGATTCTACCGGCGCATTCCATTTCGGCAGGTCTTGATTACCCAGGGATCGGTCCCGAGCACAGCTACTTGAAGGAAAACGGTCTGGCGGAATACGGCACCGTAACCGATACGGAAGCCCTTGCGGCGTTTCAGCTGCTTGCCACGACGGAAGGCATTCTGCCCGCGCTTGAGAGCTCGCACGCAGTTGCGTATCTGGAGAAGCTCATGCCCGAGCTTTCTGAAGACGATGTTGTAGTGATTAATCTGTCAGGCAGGGGCGACAAAGATGTTCAAGTGGTAGCCGGTGTGTTAGGGGTTGATCTTTAA